The Flexivirga oryzae genome has a segment encoding these proteins:
- a CDS encoding AbrB/MazE/SpoVT family DNA-binding domain-containing protein, with amino-acid sequence MVSATVTSKGQVTIPAEVRARLGLRPGSRLAFVPTADGYEIHPQAASIRDLKGAVPRPDQPISVEEMNEAIATAATEDTR; translated from the coding sequence ATGGTATCTGCGACGGTCACCAGCAAGGGGCAGGTCACCATCCCCGCCGAGGTGCGGGCTCGCCTCGGCCTACGGCCAGGCTCCCGACTCGCCTTCGTACCAACCGCGGATGGATACGAGATCCACCCGCAAGCTGCCTCGATCAGGGATCTCAAGGGCGCGGTGCCACGGCCGGACCAGCCGATCAGCGTCGAGGAGATGAACGAGGCCATCGCCACTGCCGCAACGGAAGACACCCGGTGA
- a CDS encoding TOTE conflict system archaeo-eukaryotic primase domain-containing protein, translated as MSTHQLQQEVAQLIRERDSLRSENLRLARLLDLRGQDVTPAPEQLAATVDPPGMVTMSSAVADKLRLFAGLFVPRTDVYAVRWENNRTGAAGWMPAVRGGWRKGMRRSDASYLPLTSEVLGAHLVGQEFVGVYPLRPDNTCAFLVADFDGSAAMLDALAYVKAARARQVPAALEISQSGQGAHVWVFFAQTIPAATARSVGTVLIHEAMTLRGAMDLRSYDRLFPSQDVLPAGGFGNLIALPLQGRRRRDGLTTFLDLSTLEPHEDQWDFLSTMDRLSLSAASKIANQASTTTVGSDVRGLSRPSASRVHPRLPSVLHAELDAGLRLRPAQLTPAALSTFKHAASMANPKFYELQRLRKSTWNTPRFVRGYDVTVDGDLVLPRGLRHLASEIVHEAGSRLDITDLRSAGAEIDVAFSGQLDPRQTAAVDALLGHDDGVLVAPPGSGKTVMACAVIAERAASTVILLDRKALAEQWRSRIEEFLGFRPGQLGGGRRKLTGVVDIIMLPSLARRDDVTELTNGYGHIVVDECHHLAAAAYDHSVKRIRGRYWLGLTATPERRDRLGELVTWQLGPIRHTVNDEGPTTLTDVFVHEPGQQRVMHLHQTAFRCDGIDPTDTAALAEVHRALAADPARNTQIVDDVIDAAAHGRNCLVLTRRVAHVENIVALLAKHGHDAIVLQGGMSTAQRREAVHRLSEADTGDGVLVVGTTPFIGEGFDAPALDTLFLAAPVSFDGLLVQCAGRVVRASPGKEVVEVHDYHDHQVPILAASLKRRMPGYRTLGFSESSGNQRRS; from the coding sequence GTGTCGACGCATCAGCTGCAGCAGGAGGTCGCCCAGCTCATCCGTGAGCGGGACAGTCTGCGCTCGGAGAACCTGCGACTGGCCCGGCTGCTGGACCTCCGCGGCCAGGACGTCACGCCGGCTCCGGAACAACTGGCCGCCACCGTCGATCCTCCAGGCATGGTCACCATGTCTTCCGCTGTCGCGGACAAGCTGCGCCTGTTCGCCGGCCTCTTCGTGCCACGCACCGATGTGTATGCGGTGCGATGGGAGAACAATCGAACGGGGGCAGCAGGATGGATGCCAGCAGTTCGCGGCGGCTGGCGCAAGGGCATGCGCCGCAGCGACGCGTCCTACCTGCCGCTGACCAGCGAGGTCCTCGGGGCCCACCTGGTGGGCCAGGAGTTCGTCGGTGTGTACCCGTTGCGCCCAGACAACACGTGCGCGTTCCTGGTCGCAGACTTCGACGGCTCCGCAGCGATGCTCGACGCCCTGGCATACGTCAAAGCGGCCCGAGCCAGGCAGGTTCCCGCCGCGCTGGAGATCTCCCAGTCCGGGCAGGGGGCACATGTGTGGGTCTTCTTCGCCCAGACGATCCCTGCCGCCACCGCACGATCGGTCGGAACCGTGCTGATCCACGAAGCCATGACGCTGCGCGGGGCGATGGACCTGCGCTCTTACGATCGGCTGTTCCCGAGTCAGGATGTGCTGCCCGCCGGAGGATTCGGCAACCTGATCGCCCTTCCGCTGCAGGGGCGACGCCGACGGGACGGGCTGACGACGTTCCTCGACCTGTCCACGCTCGAACCGCACGAGGATCAGTGGGACTTCCTGTCCACCATGGATCGGCTCAGCCTTTCCGCGGCGAGCAAGATCGCCAACCAGGCCAGCACCACCACCGTCGGCAGCGACGTCCGTGGCTTGAGCCGACCGTCTGCAAGCAGAGTTCACCCGCGTCTGCCGTCCGTCCTACACGCCGAACTCGACGCTGGACTGCGGCTGAGGCCCGCGCAGCTCACCCCCGCGGCGCTGTCCACTTTCAAGCATGCGGCATCGATGGCCAACCCAAAGTTCTACGAGCTGCAGCGGCTGCGCAAGTCGACCTGGAACACACCCCGGTTCGTGCGCGGGTATGACGTGACCGTTGATGGCGATCTGGTCCTTCCCCGCGGACTGCGGCACTTGGCGTCCGAGATCGTGCACGAGGCCGGCTCCCGCTTGGACATCACCGATCTGCGCAGCGCCGGAGCCGAGATCGACGTCGCGTTCTCCGGTCAGCTCGATCCCCGGCAGACCGCCGCCGTCGACGCGTTGCTGGGCCACGATGACGGTGTGCTGGTCGCACCACCGGGATCGGGCAAGACCGTGATGGCATGCGCCGTGATCGCCGAGCGAGCTGCCTCCACCGTCATACTTCTCGATCGCAAGGCGCTTGCCGAGCAGTGGCGCTCCCGAATCGAGGAGTTCCTGGGTTTCCGGCCCGGCCAGCTAGGCGGCGGCCGGCGCAAGCTCACCGGCGTCGTCGACATCATCATGCTGCCGTCCCTGGCTCGTCGCGACGATGTGACGGAGCTGACCAACGGCTACGGACACATTGTCGTCGACGAATGCCATCACCTGGCCGCCGCTGCCTACGACCACTCCGTCAAGCGGATCCGAGGGCGGTACTGGCTCGGGCTGACCGCAACACCCGAACGCCGCGACCGGCTCGGGGAACTGGTCACCTGGCAGCTCGGTCCGATCCGGCACACGGTGAACGACGAGGGACCGACAACCCTTACCGACGTATTCGTCCACGAGCCGGGCCAGCAACGGGTGATGCACTTGCACCAGACAGCGTTCCGCTGCGACGGCATCGACCCCACCGACACGGCCGCGCTGGCGGAGGTGCACCGTGCACTGGCAGCCGACCCAGCCCGTAACACCCAGATCGTCGACGACGTCATTGACGCCGCCGCTCACGGCCGCAACTGCCTGGTGCTCACTCGCCGCGTAGCGCACGTCGAAAACATCGTCGCCCTCCTTGCCAAGCACGGGCACGACGCAATCGTTCTCCAAGGTGGCATGAGCACCGCACAGCGCCGCGAGGCAGTCCACCGATTGTCGGAGGCGGACACTGGCGACGGCGTACTCGTCGTCGGGACAACACCATTCATCGGCGAAGGCTTCGACGCCCCCGCCCTGGACACGCTCTTCCTCGCCGCCCCGGTCTCGTTCGACGGCCTGCTCGTCCAGTGCGCGGGCCGGGTGGTACGCGCCTCGCCCGGTAAAGAAGTGGTCGAAGTGCATGACTATCACGACCACCAGGTGCCGATCCTCGCCGCCTCACTGAAGCGCCGCATGCCCGGCTACCGCACACTCGGCTTCAGCGAGTCATCCGGCAATCAGCGCCGGAGCTGA
- a CDS encoding nucleotidyl transferase AbiEii/AbiGii toxin family protein — MSVGDEVFRRIQSAARSAAAKAGTGAPTQEYLIRHTLESFLDRLSRTAHAEDFVLKGGILLAAYGIRRPTKDADANAIGADVTLEHLIAVVHDIAAVETDDGVVFDLNSISVQVIREHADYPGFRVRVGVSIGPWNGAAAWDVSTGDPIVPAPRKVHIDRVLGDPIKLLGYAPETTIAEKGVTILERGITSTRWRDYVDIVQLARQGTDTDELLRSARAVARYRGVTLEPIAPYVVGYGQVGQTKWAAWRRKERLEAVCEADLDEQMALVASYLDPVFRPGDTAPPCK; from the coding sequence GTGAGCGTGGGCGATGAGGTGTTCCGCCGCATCCAGTCCGCGGCACGCTCCGCCGCGGCGAAGGCTGGGACGGGTGCGCCGACACAGGAGTATCTGATCCGGCACACGCTGGAGTCGTTCCTGGACCGCCTCAGCCGCACCGCCCATGCCGAGGACTTCGTGCTCAAGGGTGGGATCCTGCTGGCCGCCTACGGCATACGGCGCCCGACCAAGGATGCCGATGCGAACGCCATCGGTGCCGACGTCACACTTGAGCACCTCATCGCAGTGGTTCACGACATCGCCGCCGTCGAGACCGATGACGGGGTGGTGTTCGATCTCAACTCGATCAGCGTGCAGGTGATCCGCGAGCACGCCGACTACCCCGGATTCCGTGTGCGGGTCGGTGTGTCGATCGGGCCGTGGAACGGCGCCGCTGCGTGGGATGTCTCCACCGGAGATCCGATCGTGCCCGCTCCCCGCAAGGTGCATATCGACCGTGTCCTGGGCGACCCGATCAAGCTGCTCGGCTACGCGCCAGAGACCACGATCGCCGAGAAGGGCGTGACCATCCTCGAGCGGGGCATCACCAGCACCCGATGGCGCGACTACGTCGACATCGTCCAGCTCGCCCGGCAGGGCACGGACACTGACGAACTGCTCCGCTCCGCACGAGCCGTGGCGCGCTACCGCGGCGTCACCCTCGAGCCCATCGCGCCCTACGTCGTCGGCTACGGACAAGTCGGTCAGACCAAATGGGCGGCCTGGCGGCGCAAAGAACGACTGGAGGCAGTCTGCGAAGCAGACCTCGACGAGCAGATGGCACTGGTGGCCTCCTACCTGGATCCCGTGTTCAGACCGGGGGACACCGCGCCGCCTTGCAAATAG
- a CDS encoding type IV toxin-antitoxin system AbiEi family antitoxin domain-containing protein codes for MSMLRPGRAEEAGLSRSGLYRAARDGRLERIARGIYLPADAPAADWDWIEAATRRPDATICLASALAHHELTDAIPAALDVAIPRGSRTPVSTGAIAWHQFDRATFDIGREAIPIPGTDQTIGIYSPERSIADAFRLRGEVGYELARESLKEWLRRGGKPARLMEIASQLPRAKSPTLQALEALA; via the coding sequence ATGTCCATGCTGAGGCCGGGTAGGGCCGAGGAGGCGGGCCTGTCGCGCAGTGGGCTTTACCGTGCAGCGCGGGATGGCCGGCTGGAGCGGATCGCGCGGGGCATTTACCTGCCGGCCGATGCTCCGGCGGCGGACTGGGACTGGATCGAAGCGGCCACTCGTCGCCCGGATGCAACGATCTGCTTGGCGTCGGCGCTCGCTCACCATGAGCTCACCGATGCGATTCCCGCAGCGTTGGATGTCGCGATCCCGCGCGGGTCGCGCACGCCGGTGAGCACAGGTGCGATCGCGTGGCATCAGTTCGATCGGGCCACGTTCGACATCGGCCGGGAGGCGATCCCGATTCCGGGCACGGATCAGACCATTGGGATCTACTCACCCGAGCGGTCGATCGCCGACGCGTTCCGGTTGCGTGGCGAGGTCGGGTACGAGTTGGCACGGGAGTCGTTGAAGGAGTGGCTGCGCCGCGGCGGGAAACCTGCTCGATTGATGGAGATTGCCTCTCAACTACCTCGGGCGAAGTCTCCAACCCTTCAGGCCTTGGAGGCGCTGGCGTGA
- a CDS encoding zinc-binding dehydrogenase — MTIEFRAAVFRTANTPMTIETVSIPSTPPPGEVLVRMRASGLCHSDLHVIVGEWEVPTPMILGHEGAGVVEAVGEGVSGVAPGDHVILTWTPPCRRCRYCVSGRPVLCDEVARHSANHLSSDGRTRIRTVDGQEVYSFAGTGTFGEYTMVPESGAIPVRADAPFEQASLVGCSVTTGVGAAINTANVRPDETVLVLGCGGVGLNAIQGARLVGARRIIAADLSDTRLERARHFGATEVVNTSEEDLAERVPQLTDGRGVEVAIEAIGLPATIEAAYASLARGGRAVVAGQVPDGLTITIDPFVMSDSELQLIGSNYGSSRPAIDFPQLIDHYLHGRIDLDALVTRVMGLDEINDGYDELKRGIGIRSVIKY; from the coding sequence GTGACCATCGAATTCAGGGCCGCGGTCTTCCGGACGGCGAACACACCGATGACGATCGAGACGGTCTCCATCCCGTCGACGCCCCCGCCCGGCGAGGTGCTCGTGCGCATGAGGGCCAGCGGCCTGTGCCACAGCGACCTCCACGTGATCGTCGGCGAATGGGAGGTGCCCACGCCGATGATCCTTGGCCACGAAGGCGCCGGCGTCGTCGAGGCGGTCGGCGAGGGCGTGAGCGGCGTCGCTCCGGGTGACCACGTCATCCTGACGTGGACGCCACCGTGTCGCCGGTGCCGCTACTGCGTGAGCGGCCGACCGGTCCTGTGCGACGAGGTCGCCCGGCACTCCGCCAACCACCTGTCCTCCGACGGGAGGACCCGCATCAGGACCGTGGACGGCCAGGAGGTCTACAGCTTCGCCGGCACCGGCACCTTCGGGGAGTACACCATGGTGCCGGAGTCGGGCGCGATTCCGGTGCGCGCCGACGCTCCTTTCGAGCAGGCGTCTCTCGTCGGCTGCTCCGTCACCACCGGCGTCGGCGCGGCGATCAACACCGCGAACGTCCGCCCCGACGAGACGGTGCTGGTCCTCGGCTGCGGCGGCGTCGGTCTCAACGCGATCCAGGGCGCCCGTCTGGTCGGCGCCCGCCGGATCATCGCAGCCGACCTCTCCGACACGCGGCTCGAACGGGCGCGACACTTCGGTGCCACGGAGGTCGTCAACACCTCCGAGGAGGACCTCGCCGAGCGGGTGCCACAGCTCACCGACGGGCGCGGCGTCGAGGTCGCCATCGAAGCGATCGGCCTCCCAGCGACCATCGAGGCCGCGTATGCGTCCTTGGCCCGCGGTGGCCGGGCCGTCGTCGCCGGACAGGTGCCCGACGGCTTGACCATCACGATCGACCCGTTCGTCATGTCGGACTCCGAACTCCAACTCATCGGCTCGAACTACGGTTCCAGCCGACCGGCGATCGATTTTCCGCAGCTTATCGACCACTACCTGCACGGCCGCATCGACCTCGACGCGCTGGTGACCCGGGTCATGGGCCTGGACGAGATCAACGACGGGTACGACGAGCTGAAACGCGGCATCGGCATTCGCTCGGTGATCAAGTACTGA
- a CDS encoding NAD(P)/FAD-dependent oxidoreductase codes for MKQDMSKIKLHTFSGWIDPPTDLQPAVSGEVTCDVAVIGGGVGGMATATRLADRGRDVVLLEAEFCGYGSSSRNGGHISGAPGGDLRMLKLFYPKLMKGMVVLADRAAEYLQAQIKDHRIDCDYVPNGLSFGAISPIQMLRVKACAKILRDAGGRGQVGTAEEIGIPRAFVGGMREGVGGMLNPGKLCRGLRGVLLAGSARVYEQSKVTDMRRESGKIVITTPGGAVIANKVVLSTNAYSGEWDITPKGLSIPAWIIEVETEPIDPARIEALGWTSRSGVLSQHQIMEHFRVTERNTMVFGVRRLERGTSYPLPENKAPDPGLVQELADAFHTRFPSLADVRVAQAWGGWIAITSSWVSVAGQTGDDVYYSCCCNGHGLAQAPYIGSLIADYIVDGKRHEDLQTIWKDEPKFPPFMMMGRAGLRTVWVLDRICDAFNGNKRRAQRGAASAERGEFIPITEGQVQLL; via the coding sequence ATGAAACAGGACATGTCGAAGATCAAGCTGCACACCTTCAGCGGTTGGATCGACCCGCCGACCGACCTACAGCCCGCCGTCAGCGGTGAGGTGACCTGCGATGTCGCAGTGATCGGCGGCGGTGTGGGCGGGATGGCCACGGCCACGCGGCTCGCCGACCGCGGCCGGGACGTGGTCCTGCTGGAGGCGGAGTTCTGCGGCTACGGCTCCAGCTCTCGCAACGGTGGCCACATCTCCGGGGCTCCCGGCGGCGACCTGCGGATGCTGAAACTCTTCTACCCCAAGCTCATGAAGGGCATGGTGGTCCTGGCCGACCGGGCCGCCGAGTACCTCCAAGCCCAGATCAAGGACCACCGGATCGACTGTGACTATGTCCCGAACGGGCTGTCCTTCGGGGCTATTTCGCCGATCCAGATGCTGCGTGTCAAGGCCTGCGCCAAGATCCTCAGGGACGCCGGGGGACGCGGTCAGGTGGGGACGGCCGAGGAGATCGGCATACCGCGCGCGTTCGTCGGCGGGATGCGGGAGGGCGTCGGTGGGATGCTGAATCCCGGCAAGCTCTGCCGTGGTCTGCGAGGTGTCCTGCTGGCCGGCTCGGCCCGCGTCTACGAGCAGAGCAAGGTCACCGACATGCGTCGCGAGAGCGGGAAGATCGTCATCACGACGCCCGGCGGTGCGGTGATCGCCAACAAGGTGGTGCTGTCCACCAACGCCTACTCCGGCGAGTGGGACATCACGCCCAAAGGCCTGTCGATCCCCGCGTGGATCATCGAGGTGGAGACCGAGCCGATCGACCCCGCGCGGATCGAGGCGCTCGGCTGGACCAGCCGCTCCGGCGTGCTCAGCCAGCACCAGATCATGGAGCACTTCCGCGTCACGGAGCGGAACACGATGGTCTTCGGTGTGCGCCGACTCGAGCGGGGCACCAGCTACCCACTGCCCGAGAACAAGGCGCCGGATCCCGGTCTGGTCCAGGAGCTCGCGGATGCATTCCACACGCGTTTCCCGTCGCTGGCCGACGTGAGGGTGGCCCAGGCGTGGGGTGGCTGGATCGCGATCACCTCGTCCTGGGTCTCCGTCGCCGGACAGACGGGTGACGACGTCTACTACTCATGTTGCTGTAACGGGCACGGTCTCGCCCAGGCGCCGTACATCGGGTCGCTCATCGCGGACTACATCGTCGACGGGAAGCGCCATGAGGACCTCCAGACGATCTGGAAGGACGAGCCGAAGTTCCCGCCGTTCATGATGATGGGCCGCGCCGGCCTGCGGACCGTCTGGGTCCTGGACCGGATCTGTGACGCCTTCAACGGCAACAAGCGCCGCGCACAGCGCGGCGCCGCCAGCGCAGAGCGCGGCGAGTTCATCCCGATCACCGAGGGACAGGTGCAACTCTTGTGA
- a CDS encoding flavin monoamine oxidase family protein has protein sequence MNAPESVDVVIVGAGFAGLTAAHDLVDQGYSVVVLEGRDRVGGRVFTGEIAGVKVDLGGTWVAKEHDAIRAIADQVGCTTVKQFAEGRSTLWLAGKRSTYKGTIPRLSPAALVNMTRIQMALDKLAKTIDVEAPCNSPRAAELDAISLEGWLDRKRARTTTRALMTIVTKVEFGCQTSDVSLLHMLRTIRAFGGFDHMLDAEGGMQDARYVETTQEIAVRYASLLGDRVHPNSPVRRIIQDADGVAVDTDTAQFRAEYAIVTTATEHRAGIEFEPALPEKTQGLIRSWGLGALSKAFVAYDKPFWRADGLSGEALTDTGTVFITFDVSPSPNGPGVLMAFCDPRVFDVHQPETRKAQVVKQLTDLYGPEAARPIDYIDHCWNTDSFARGGPNPVVGPYATTRYGSVLTEPHGRVHWAGTETAGEWTGSMNGAVLSGQRAADNVARLLPATEPLDRKGAYS, from the coding sequence GTGAACGCGCCTGAATCAGTCGATGTCGTGATCGTCGGCGCTGGCTTCGCTGGGCTGACCGCGGCGCACGACCTCGTGGACCAGGGCTACTCGGTGGTCGTCCTCGAGGGCCGCGACCGCGTTGGCGGGCGCGTGTTCACCGGCGAGATCGCCGGGGTCAAGGTCGACCTCGGTGGCACCTGGGTGGCGAAGGAGCACGACGCGATCCGCGCGATCGCCGACCAGGTCGGGTGCACCACCGTCAAGCAGTTCGCCGAGGGACGCAGCACGCTGTGGCTCGCCGGCAAGCGGAGCACCTACAAGGGCACCATTCCCAGGCTCTCGCCGGCGGCCCTGGTGAACATGACCCGCATCCAGATGGCCCTGGACAAGTTGGCGAAGACCATCGATGTCGAAGCCCCGTGTAACTCCCCTCGCGCCGCCGAGCTCGATGCGATCTCCCTGGAGGGGTGGCTCGATCGCAAGCGCGCCCGCACGACGACGCGCGCGCTGATGACCATCGTCACCAAGGTGGAGTTCGGGTGTCAGACCAGTGACGTCTCGCTCTTGCACATGCTGCGCACCATCCGTGCTTTCGGCGGCTTCGACCACATGCTCGACGCGGAAGGCGGGATGCAGGACGCGCGGTACGTCGAGACCACGCAGGAGATCGCCGTCCGGTACGCCTCGCTTCTCGGCGACCGGGTCCACCCGAACTCCCCCGTCCGTCGGATCATTCAGGACGCGGACGGCGTCGCGGTCGACACGGACACCGCCCAGTTCCGGGCCGAGTACGCGATCGTCACGACGGCCACCGAGCACCGCGCCGGCATCGAGTTCGAGCCCGCGCTGCCCGAGAAGACACAGGGGCTCATCCGGTCGTGGGGCCTCGGCGCGCTGAGCAAGGCCTTCGTCGCCTATGACAAGCCCTTCTGGCGAGCCGACGGGTTGTCGGGCGAGGCCCTGACCGACACCGGGACGGTCTTCATCACCTTCGACGTCTCGCCGAGCCCGAACGGTCCCGGCGTCCTGATGGCGTTCTGCGATCCGCGCGTGTTCGACGTCCACCAGCCCGAGACGCGCAAGGCCCAGGTCGTGAAGCAGCTCACCGACCTCTACGGCCCCGAAGCCGCCCGGCCGATCGACTACATCGACCACTGTTGGAACACCGACTCGTTCGCGCGGGGCGGCCCGAACCCCGTCGTCGGCCCCTACGCGACGACGCGCTACGGCAGCGTCCTGACCGAGCCCCACGGCCGGGTCCACTGGGCCGGCACCGAGACCGCGGGCGAGTGGACGGGCAGCATGAACGGCGCAGTCCTGTCCGGCCAGCGCGCTGCCGACAACGTCGCGCGGCTCCTCCCTGCAACCGAACCCCTCGATCGAAAGGGTGCGTACTCATGA
- a CDS encoding transporter, giving the protein MKDLLFLAADLWLMATTWIYGAKLWRNYRNQLLTLEYFVVAVSSTNFLLWSLLSGKKSSPMYYFAYDLDAFSRCFGITLLLVIGLLAVTHGYKPPTAVKAGATVLAFAGAVIFGPMHSDDLPRDFPHLALATFYVVGNLLTTCFLLYFATRLWRAGAQRLAALTAVVSLAATYVALTYDFFYHFIPGANGEADLNRYHTWLYTDDSSRTIFYTIALTVWGFQAITYYYGYKTMRAHHDATDVASARTVEVVS; this is encoded by the coding sequence ATGAAGGATCTGCTCTTTCTCGCGGCCGATCTGTGGTTGATGGCGACGACGTGGATCTACGGGGCCAAACTCTGGCGCAACTACCGCAATCAGCTGTTGACACTCGAGTACTTCGTCGTGGCCGTGTCATCGACCAACTTCCTGCTGTGGTCGCTGCTCAGCGGCAAGAAGTCCAGCCCGATGTATTACTTCGCCTACGACTTGGACGCGTTCTCGCGGTGCTTCGGCATAACCCTGCTCCTGGTGATCGGCCTTCTCGCGGTCACGCACGGCTACAAGCCACCGACGGCGGTTAAGGCGGGTGCCACGGTGCTCGCGTTCGCAGGCGCTGTGATCTTCGGGCCGATGCACAGCGACGACCTGCCGCGCGATTTCCCGCACCTTGCGCTGGCCACGTTCTACGTCGTCGGGAACCTGCTGACGACGTGCTTCCTCCTTTATTTCGCGACGCGCCTGTGGCGGGCGGGCGCGCAACGCCTCGCGGCACTGACCGCCGTGGTATCGCTCGCGGCGACCTACGTGGCGCTCACCTATGACTTCTTCTACCACTTCATCCCGGGCGCCAACGGCGAAGCCGACCTGAACCGGTACCACACCTGGCTCTACACCGATGACTCGTCCCGAACGATCTTCTACACCATCGCGCTCACCGTCTGGGGCTTCCAGGCCATCACCTACTACTACGGCTACAAGACGATGCGCGCGCACCACGATGCCACGGACGTTGCGTCGGCGCGGACCGTGGAGGTCGTGTCGTGA
- a CDS encoding flavin-containing monooxygenase — MTTQVSQAVEEFDIVVIGAGISGIGAATYFTRELPTKSIAVLEGRADIGGTWDLFRYPGIRSDSDLHTFGYEFKPWRHDNAIADAHLIKGYLRETVEENELTGLIRYGHRVVRADWSSQESTWTLTVQVTDAAGTTTRTIRAGWVFAATGYYRYDEGFSPEFAGREDFGGVVVHPQHWPEDLDYTGKKVVIIGSGATAVTMVPAMLKGAGAAAHVTMLQRTPTYIMSMPRVDSVALALTKVLGEQRGYAATRFKNIWLERGWVVWLRRFPNAGRRFIRRENRKRLPEGFDVDKHFNPPYNPWDQRLCLAPDGDFFDAIKAGNASVATDQIVRFTERGILLESGEELEADVIVTATGLNMQLFDGMPIALDGTEVDITDAVAYRGMLLSGIPNWAMAIGYTTSSWTLKVSLMCRYFIDLVKHMDAHGYVDAVPVADPDMEHRPVMDLQSGYAKRGAKFLPKQGVSAPWRMAMSYQEDAKALRGPVFDEHLRFGTARPAVWTVDARSTADV; from the coding sequence ATGACAACTCAGGTGTCACAGGCGGTCGAGGAGTTCGACATCGTCGTCATCGGAGCCGGAATCTCCGGGATCGGGGCGGCGACGTACTTCACCCGCGAGCTCCCCACCAAGTCGATCGCCGTGTTGGAGGGCCGCGCCGACATCGGCGGCACGTGGGACCTGTTCCGCTATCCCGGGATCCGCTCCGACTCCGACCTGCACACGTTCGGCTACGAGTTCAAACCGTGGCGCCATGACAACGCCATCGCGGACGCGCACCTGATCAAGGGCTACCTGCGCGAGACGGTCGAGGAGAACGAGCTCACCGGCCTGATCCGGTACGGCCACCGTGTCGTGCGGGCCGACTGGTCGTCGCAGGAGTCGACCTGGACGCTGACCGTCCAGGTCACCGACGCCGCCGGGACGACGACGCGCACGATCCGCGCCGGCTGGGTCTTCGCCGCCACCGGTTACTACCGGTATGACGAGGGCTTCTCGCCGGAGTTCGCCGGGCGCGAGGACTTCGGCGGGGTCGTCGTACACCCGCAGCACTGGCCCGAGGACCTCGACTACACCGGCAAGAAGGTCGTCATCATCGGCAGCGGCGCCACCGCGGTGACCATGGTGCCCGCCATGCTCAAGGGTGCCGGGGCCGCCGCCCACGTGACCATGCTGCAACGCACACCGACATACATCATGTCGATGCCCCGGGTCGACAGTGTCGCGCTCGCGCTGACCAAGGTGTTGGGGGAGCAGCGCGGCTACGCGGCCACCCGGTTCAAGAACATCTGGCTGGAGCGCGGCTGGGTGGTGTGGCTGCGACGCTTCCCCAACGCCGGGCGCCGCTTCATCCGCCGCGAGAACCGCAAACGGCTGCCGGAGGGCTTCGACGTCGACAAGCACTTCAACCCGCCGTACAACCCCTGGGACCAGCGGCTCTGCCTGGCCCCCGACGGCGACTTCTTCGACGCCATCAAGGCGGGCAACGCCTCGGTCGCCACGGACCAGATCGTGCGCTTCACCGAGCGCGGCATCCTGCTCGAGTCCGGTGAGGAGCTGGAGGCCGACGTCATCGTGACCGCGACCGGCCTGAACATGCAGCTCTTCGACGGCATGCCGATCGCGCTCGACGGCACCGAGGTGGACATCACCGACGCGGTCGCGTACCGCGGGATGCTGCTGAGCGGGATCCCGAACTGGGCCATGGCGATCGGGTACACCACCTCGTCGTGGACCCTCAAGGTCAGCCTGATGTGTCGCTACTTCATCGATCTGGTCAAGCACATGGACGCGCACGGATACGTCGACGCCGTCCCGGTCGCAGACCCGGACATGGAGCACCGCCCGGTCATGGACCTCCAGTCCGGGTATGCCAAGCGCGGCGCCAAGTTCCTGCCGAAGCAGGGAGTGTCGGCGCCGTGGCGGATGGCGATGTCGTACCAGGAGGACGCCAAGGCACTGCGCGGGCCGGTCTTCGACGAGCACCTCCGGTTCGGCACTGCCCGGCCCGCCGTCTGGACCGTCGACGCTCGGAGCACCGCCGATGTCTGA